From a single Lactococcus allomyrinae genomic region:
- the dnaG gene encoding DNA primase, which yields MAFLETDEVNMLKSQVNIADLISQYVALSRNGKNFIGLCPFHGEKTPSFNVNAEKGFYHCFGCGKSGDAIEFLKEYKQIGFVDAIKELADFAGVQLNISDNDNKEEKKDPNDPLYEIHNQAARLYNILLMSTELGESARKYLLDRGISLDIIKRFNIGLAPDEEDFIYKNLSNKFDEEILANSGLFHFSNNKVFDAFSNRIMFPITNEYGHTIGFSGRKWQENDASKAKYVNTSVTPIFDKSYELWNFDKAKPTISRNHEVYLMEGFMDVIAAYKAGVTNVVASMGTALTEKHVRRLKQIAKNFVLVYDGDSAGQNAIYKAMNLIGEASVQIVKVPEGLDPDEYYKSYGAEGLSRLMVSGRIQPIEFLIEFLRPENLSNLQVQLDFIEKIAPMIARIPSITAQDAYVRKLVEILPDFEYNQVERAVNLRRENMVSTDSSFVSTDESDFPEFVPPAPESFDEGYFAGFGNSDERNFSNAAITNVPKLSRIERAEEQLLNRMINHSAVLKKFAQDENFRFVHKRYQDLFDRVMLEGMAFEEIDYSHLASELEGDERSLLYQIIGLDLPESASSLEINDLVAIFSKEMEQLKFEELIAQLEVAKKAGNKERELELTLQIINQKKKLL from the coding sequence ATGGCTTTTCTAGAAACTGATGAAGTTAATATGTTAAAGTCACAGGTGAATATCGCAGATTTGATTTCACAGTATGTGGCTCTTTCTCGAAATGGTAAAAATTTTATTGGGCTATGTCCTTTTCATGGGGAGAAAACTCCTTCTTTTAATGTAAATGCAGAAAAAGGATTTTATCATTGTTTTGGTTGTGGTAAGTCAGGTGATGCAATTGAATTTTTGAAAGAATACAAGCAGATTGGATTTGTTGATGCCATCAAAGAGTTAGCTGATTTCGCGGGTGTCCAGCTTAATATTTCTGATAATGATAATAAGGAGGAGAAGAAAGATCCTAATGATCCTTTGTATGAGATTCACAATCAGGCGGCTAGACTTTATAATATATTGTTGATGTCAACTGAATTGGGAGAGTCGGCTCGGAAATATCTTTTAGATAGAGGAATTTCTTTAGATATTATCAAGAGATTCAACATTGGGTTGGCTCCGGATGAGGAAGATTTTATCTATAAGAATTTATCTAATAAATTTGATGAGGAGATTTTGGCGAATTCTGGGCTATTTCATTTTTCTAATAATAAGGTTTTTGATGCTTTTTCAAACCGTATTATGTTCCCGATTACTAATGAATACGGTCATACTATTGGTTTTTCTGGAAGAAAATGGCAAGAGAATGACGCGTCAAAAGCAAAGTATGTGAATACTTCTGTAACACCAATTTTTGATAAGTCATATGAATTATGGAATTTTGATAAGGCTAAACCTACGATTAGCAGAAATCATGAAGTTTATCTGATGGAAGGCTTCATGGATGTTATTGCGGCCTATAAAGCTGGGGTGACAAATGTGGTTGCTTCGATGGGGACTGCCTTAACTGAGAAACATGTGCGGCGATTGAAACAAATTGCAAAAAATTTCGTATTAGTTTATGATGGAGATTCAGCTGGTCAAAATGCAATTTATAAAGCTATGAATTTAATTGGGGAGGCAAGTGTTCAAATTGTCAAGGTACCAGAGGGTCTTGACCCAGATGAATACTATAAATCCTATGGTGCTGAGGGATTATCACGGTTGATGGTTTCTGGTAGAATTCAACCAATAGAGTTTTTAATTGAATTTTTAAGGCCAGAGAATTTATCAAATTTACAAGTGCAACTTGATTTTATTGAGAAAATTGCCCCAATGATTGCACGAATTCCATCAATTACTGCGCAAGATGCTTATGTAAGGAAATTAGTTGAGATTTTACCTGATTTCGAGTATAATCAAGTGGAACGCGCGGTAAATTTGAGACGGGAAAATATGGTCAGTACTGACAGCAGTTTCGTCAGCACTGACGAAAGTGATTTCCCGGAATTTGTGCCACCTGCTCCTGAAAGTTTCGATGAAGGGTATTTTGCAGGATTTGGTAATAGTGATGAAAGAAATTTTTCAAATGCTGCTATTACAAACGTTCCAAAATTATCCAGAATTGAGCGAGCGGAGGAGCAATTATTGAATCGCATGATTAATCATTCGGCCGTTTTGAAAAAATTTGCCCAAGATGAAAATTTTAGATTCGTTCATAAGCGTTATCAAGATTTATTTGATAGAGTTATGCTTGAAGGAATGGCATTTGAGGAGATTGATTATTCTCATCTTGCAAGTGAACTTGAGGGAGATGAGAGAAGCTTGCTTTATCAGATTATAGGTTTGGATTTGCCAGAATCGGCATCAAGTTTAGAGATAAATGATTTGGTTGCTATTTTTTCAAAAGAAATGGAGCAGCTAAAATTTGAAGAATTAATCGCTCAATTGGAAGTAGCTAAAAAAGCTGGAAATAAGGAACGTGAGTTGGAATTAACGCTTCAAATTATTAATCAGAAGAAAAAATTATTATAA
- a CDS encoding DUF1273 domain-containing protein: MNSLLIMGYSSFDLGIFNEKDIKISVIKKAVRKRLIGFLENGLKWVIFTGNLGFEYWALEVAKELKEDYEFQIGTIFAFETQGQNWNETNQIKLASFKQVDFVKYAYETYENAGQFRQYNDFLLENTEGAFVFYDEENKTKLKYMVDRMKNTSDYELYLLDFEDLQETFEEMNE; the protein is encoded by the coding sequence ATGAATTCATTGCTAATCATGGGTTACAGCAGTTTCGATTTAGGTATTTTTAATGAAAAAGATATTAAAATTTCTGTGATAAAAAAAGCAGTCAGAAAAAGATTGATTGGTTTCTTAGAAAATGGTCTAAAGTGGGTTATATTTACAGGAAATCTGGGCTTTGAGTATTGGGCACTTGAAGTTGCAAAGGAGTTAAAAGAAGATTATGAATTTCAAATTGGTACTATCTTTGCTTTTGAAACGCAGGGACAAAATTGGAATGAAACCAATCAAATCAAGCTTGCATCCTTCAAACAAGTAGATTTTGTAAAATATGCTTATGAAACTTATGAAAACGCAGGACAATTTCGTCAGTACAATGATTTTCTACTAGAAAATACGGAAGGCGCATTTGTATTTTATGATGAAGAAAATAAAACAAAATTAAAATATATGGTTGACAGAATGAAAAATACATCTGATTATGAGCTATATTTACTGGATTTTGAAGATTTGCAAGAGACTTTTGAAGAAATGAATGAGTAA
- the spx gene encoding transcriptional regulator Spx — MIDLYLSPSCTSCRKARAWLQSHKVPFVEHNILTQPMTANDLRHILTKTENGTEDIISTRSKVFQKLAVDVDNLTINELIELVTEFPNLLRRPIITDSKHLQIGFNEDEIRAFLPREYRRAEMLNTIEE, encoded by the coding sequence GTGATTGATTTATATTTGTCGCCTTCATGTACAAGTTGCCGTAAGGCGCGCGCTTGGCTGCAAAGCCACAAAGTTCCCTTTGTAGAACATAATATCCTAACACAACCCATGACAGCAAATGATTTGCGCCATATTTTGACAAAAACTGAAAATGGGACAGAAGATATCATATCAACAAGGTCAAAAGTTTTTCAAAAATTGGCTGTGGATGTTGATAATTTAACAATTAATGAGTTGATTGAACTTGTGACAGAATTTCCAAATCTGTTGAGAAGACCAATCATTACTGATTCAAAGCACTTACAAATTGGTTTCAATGAAGACGAAATTCGTGCATTTCTGCCGCGAGAATACCGCCGTGCCGAAATGTTAAACACGATTGAAGAATGA
- a CDS encoding inositol monophosphatase family protein — translation MENDLSVPTNSCQEEDLLTRLELAKDWIRDAGNFLKENLTEPLEITEKTRYDDLVTNFDHEVQKMIVKNILHHFPSDKILAEEDNEKLSFDKQIPHLWILDPIDGTTNFIVQKDNFAIMVAYYEFGVGKFGLILNVTQDKLYWCDSHKAFCNQRELEPKFSPLRHSLLGVNSYMYRANIGGVLDLSRQTLGVRILGSAGISYGQLLEGKILGYFSNLQPWDYAAGSIIAEKLGYITLTLSGEKPKFIDREKVFTIPKMLLPEIQKYIKN, via the coding sequence GTGGAAAACGATTTGTCAGTGCCAACTAATTCTTGTCAGGAAGAAGATTTACTGACAAGACTTGAGTTAGCTAAAGATTGGATTCGCGATGCTGGAAATTTTCTCAAAGAGAATTTAACAGAACCATTAGAAATTACAGAAAAAACAAGATATGATGACTTGGTCACTAATTTTGACCATGAAGTTCAGAAGATGATTGTCAAAAATATTTTGCATCATTTTCCATCTGACAAGATTCTGGCAGAAGAAGATAATGAAAAACTCAGTTTCGATAAGCAAATTCCTCACTTATGGATTCTTGACCCTATTGATGGTACAACCAATTTCATTGTTCAAAAAGATAATTTTGCTATTATGGTTGCTTACTATGAATTTGGAGTTGGAAAATTCGGTTTGATTCTGAATGTCACACAAGATAAACTTTATTGGTGTGATAGTCATAAAGCCTTTTGTAATCAACGTGAATTAGAACCTAAGTTTTCTCCATTACGTCATAGCTTATTAGGTGTGAACAGTTATATGTATAGGGCAAACATTGGAGGAGTCTTAGATCTAAGTCGTCAAACATTGGGTGTTCGTATTTTAGGTAGCGCAGGAATTAGTTATGGACAACTATTAGAAGGCAAAATTCTAGGCTACTTTAGTAATCTTCAGCCTTGGGACTACGCTGCTGGAAGTATTATCGCGGAAAAACTAGGCTATATTACATTAACCTTATCGGGCGAAAAACCTAAATTTATTGATCGTGAAAAAGTATTTACAATCCCTAAAATGCTGCTTCCAGAAATTCAAAAATATATTAAAAATTAA
- a CDS encoding PepSY domain-containing protein, translated as MKVIKWIIVIGVSLMIGWGAGYMSAYQWDFLSVFGLRSTAQIDTGAVNVPLADNTDGNANAADNNTNTDNGQTTADQNTTGAITLVRAREIAEADLKARGINAQFHADSGIGTEYGRRVWELEFRSNGQSIEYYIDVENGNIIKFEKW; from the coding sequence ATGAAGGTAATAAAATGGATAATAGTTATCGGGGTCTCACTTATGATTGGTTGGGGAGCAGGATATATGTCAGCTTATCAATGGGATTTTCTAAGCGTTTTTGGATTACGTAGCACAGCTCAGATTGATACTGGGGCTGTAAATGTTCCACTCGCCGACAATACTGACGGAAATGCTAATGCTGCTGACAATAATACTAATACTGACAATGGTCAAACAACAGCTGACCAAAACACGACAGGTGCAATTACTTTAGTGCGCGCTCGTGAAATTGCTGAAGCTGATTTGAAGGCGCGTGGGATTAATGCCCAATTTCATGCTGATTCGGGAATTGGTACAGAATATGGTCGAAGAGTATGGGAATTAGAATTCCGCAGTAATGGGCAGTCTATTGAATACTACATTGACGTAGAAAATGGAAATATCATTAAATTTGAAAAGTGGTAG
- the tig gene encoding trigger factor yields the protein MTVSFEKTSDTKGTLSFSIDQETIKKGLDKAFNKVKGNISVPGFRKGKINRQMFNKMYGEEALYEEGLNAVLPEAYDAAVKEAGIEPVAQPKIDVTKMEKGSDWELTAEVVVKPTVTLGDYKNLTVEVEASKEVSDEDVEARLTSAQNNLAELVVKETAAEKGDTVVIDFVGSVDGVEFEGGKGANHSLELGSGQFIPGFEEQLIGSKAGETIEVKVTFPEDYQAEDLAGKEALFVTTVNEVKAKELPELDDELAKDIDEEVETLEELKAKFRKELEESKTEAFDDAVETAAIEAAVANAEIKELPEEMIHEEVHRAMNEFLGGMQQQGISPEMYFQITGTTEDDLHKQYEADADKRVRTNLVVEAIAAAEDFTTTDEEVQAEITDLAAQYNMPVEQVEKLLPVDMLKHDIAMKKAVEIIASTATVK from the coding sequence ATGACTGTAAGTTTTGAAAAAACTAGTGATACAAAAGGTACACTCTCATTTTCAATCGATCAAGAAACAATCAAAAAAGGTCTTGACAAAGCTTTCAATAAAGTAAAAGGAAACATCAGTGTTCCAGGTTTCCGTAAAGGTAAAATTAATCGCCAAATGTTTAACAAAATGTATGGTGAAGAAGCGCTTTATGAAGAAGGTTTAAATGCTGTTCTTCCAGAAGCATATGATGCGGCTGTAAAAGAAGCTGGTATTGAGCCAGTTGCTCAACCCAAAATTGATGTAACTAAAATGGAAAAAGGTTCAGATTGGGAATTGACAGCAGAAGTTGTTGTTAAACCAACAGTAACCCTTGGAGATTACAAAAACCTTACGGTAGAAGTAGAAGCTAGCAAAGAAGTTTCTGACGAAGACGTTGAAGCGCGTTTGACTAGTGCTCAAAATAACTTGGCAGAACTTGTTGTGAAAGAAACAGCTGCAGAAAAAGGAGACACAGTCGTAATCGATTTTGTTGGTTCAGTTGATGGTGTTGAATTTGAAGGCGGAAAAGGTGCGAACCATAGCCTTGAACTTGGCTCAGGTCAGTTTATTCCAGGATTTGAGGAACAACTTATTGGTTCAAAAGCTGGTGAAACAATCGAAGTGAAAGTTACTTTCCCAGAAGATTATCAAGCCGAAGACCTTGCTGGTAAAGAAGCACTTTTTGTTACAACAGTTAATGAAGTCAAAGCAAAAGAACTTCCAGAACTTGATGACGAACTTGCAAAAGACATTGACGAAGAAGTTGAAACGTTGGAAGAGCTCAAGGCTAAATTCCGTAAGGAACTTGAAGAATCAAAAACAGAGGCATTTGACGACGCAGTAGAAACAGCAGCTATTGAAGCAGCAGTAGCTAATGCAGAAATCAAAGAACTTCCAGAAGAAATGATTCACGAAGAAGTTCACCGTGCAATGAATGAATTCCTCGGAGGAATGCAACAACAAGGTATTTCACCAGAAATGTACTTCCAAATCACTGGTACAACTGAAGATGACCTCCATAAACAATATGAAGCAGATGCTGACAAACGTGTTCGCACAAATCTTGTTGTAGAAGCTATTGCAGCCGCTGAAGACTTCACAACTACTGATGAAGAAGTGCAAGCAGAAATCACTGATTTAGCTGCACAATATAATATGCCAGTTGAACAAGTTGAAAAACTTCTTCCAGTTGATATGCTTAAACACGATATTGCAATGAAAAAAGCAGTAGAAATTATCGCTTCAACTGCTACAGTAAAATAA
- a CDS encoding ATP-dependent Clp protease ATP-binding subunit, with translation MLCQNCNINEATIHLYTNVNGQKKQTDLCQNCYQIMKSGGQEALFGTNNNGTRGDMDEPFNPFNDIFSALHGNDLPNGPGTPQNPVPPTQAGGRGPRGPQNPRTKQPKGMLEEFGINVTDSARRGEIDPVIGRDEEIKRVIEILNRRTKNNPVLIGEPGVGKTAVVEGLAQKIVDGDVPQKLQNKEVIRLDVVSLVQGTGIRGQFEERMQKLMDEIRKRNDVIMFIDEIHEIVGAGSAGDGNMDAGNILKPALARGELQLVGATTLNEYRIIEKDAALERRMQPVKVDEPSVDETITILRGIQPRYEDYHHVKYTDEAIEAAAHLSNRYIQDRFLPDKAIDLLDESGSKKNLTLKFVDPEDIKNRINQAEQQKNGAMRTEDFEKAAHFRDQIAKLRELQNHEVSDDEIPVITEKDIEQIVEQKTHIPVGDLKEKEQTQLIHLAEDLKAHVIGQDEAVDKISKAIRRSRVGLGKPNRPIGSFLFVGPTGVGKTELAKQLAQELFGSADSMVRFDMSEYMEKHSVAKLIGAPPGYVGYEEAGQLTEQVRRNPYTLILLDEIEKAHPDVMHMFLQILDDGRLTDAQGRTVSFKDAIIIMTSNAGTGKAEANVGFGAAREGRTNSVLGQLGDFFSPEFMNRFDGIIEFSALSKENLLKIVDLMLAEVNEQIGRNEIHLEVTQTVKEKLVDLGYDPAMGARPLRRTIQDHIEDAIADFYIEHPEYKNLVADLIDDEIVISNQAQEPAETADEEISAE, from the coding sequence ATGCTTTGTCAAAATTGTAATATCAACGAGGCGACCATTCACCTCTATACAAATGTTAATGGTCAGAAAAAACAAACAGACCTTTGCCAAAATTGTTATCAAATCATGAAATCTGGTGGACAAGAGGCGCTATTCGGTACAAATAATAATGGTACTAGGGGAGATATGGACGAACCATTCAACCCATTTAATGATATTTTTAGTGCATTACATGGTAATGATTTGCCAAATGGGCCAGGTACACCTCAAAATCCAGTTCCTCCTACTCAAGCAGGAGGGCGTGGTCCGCGGGGTCCGCAAAATCCTAGAACTAAACAGCCTAAGGGAATGCTTGAAGAATTTGGAATTAATGTGACAGATAGCGCACGTCGTGGCGAAATTGACCCTGTCATCGGTCGTGATGAAGAAATTAAACGTGTCATTGAAATTCTCAATCGACGGACGAAAAATAATCCTGTGTTGATTGGAGAACCTGGTGTTGGTAAAACAGCAGTTGTTGAAGGTTTGGCGCAAAAGATTGTGGATGGAGATGTTCCACAAAAGTTGCAGAATAAAGAAGTCATCCGACTTGATGTGGTCAGTCTAGTGCAAGGCACAGGTATTCGTGGACAATTTGAAGAACGAATGCAAAAACTGATGGATGAAATCAGAAAGCGCAATGATGTCATCATGTTCATTGACGAAATCCATGAAATTGTTGGTGCTGGCTCTGCTGGTGATGGAAATATGGATGCTGGAAATATCCTAAAACCTGCACTTGCCCGTGGTGAGCTACAATTAGTTGGAGCTACAACGCTTAACGAATATCGGATTATTGAAAAAGATGCAGCGCTTGAGCGTAGGATGCAGCCTGTGAAGGTTGATGAGCCTTCAGTTGATGAAACAATCACGATTTTGCGGGGAATTCAACCGCGCTACGAAGATTATCATCATGTAAAATATACAGATGAAGCGATTGAAGCAGCGGCACATTTGTCTAATCGCTATATCCAAGACCGTTTCTTGCCAGACAAGGCGATTGACCTTTTGGATGAATCAGGTTCAAAGAAAAATTTAACTTTGAAATTTGTCGACCCTGAGGATATCAAAAATCGGATTAATCAAGCAGAACAACAAAAAAATGGAGCGATGCGTACTGAAGATTTTGAAAAGGCAGCTCATTTCCGTGACCAGATTGCGAAATTGCGTGAATTGCAAAATCATGAAGTTTCAGACGATGAAATTCCTGTGATTACAGAAAAAGACATTGAACAGATTGTTGAACAAAAAACGCACATCCCTGTCGGCGATTTGAAAGAAAAGGAACAGACTCAGCTGATTCATTTGGCAGAAGACTTGAAAGCACACGTCATTGGGCAAGATGAAGCAGTAGATAAGATTTCTAAAGCTATTCGTCGGAGTCGTGTTGGTTTGGGCAAACCCAACCGCCCAATTGGTTCTTTTCTCTTTGTTGGGCCTACTGGTGTTGGTAAGACGGAGCTTGCTAAACAATTGGCACAAGAACTTTTTGGTTCAGCAGATAGTATGGTTCGTTTTGATATGTCGGAATACATGGAAAAACATAGTGTGGCGAAATTGATTGGAGCGCCTCCAGGATATGTCGGCTATGAGGAAGCGGGGCAATTGACTGAACAAGTAAGACGTAATCCTTACACTCTGATTTTGCTTGATGAGATTGAGAAAGCTCATCCAGATGTGATGCATATGTTCTTGCAAATCCTTGATGATGGACGTTTAACGGATGCTCAAGGACGTACAGTTAGCTTTAAAGATGCTATTATCATCATGACATCAAACGCTGGTACAGGTAAGGCTGAAGCCAACGTTGGTTTTGGTGCAGCACGCGAAGGTCGGACGAATTCAGTGCTTGGACAACTTGGTGATTTCTTCAGTCCTGAGTTCATGAATCGTTTTGATGGTATCATCGAATTTTCTGCTTTATCTAAGGAAAATCTGTTGAAGATTGTGGATTTGATGCTTGCTGAAGTTAACGAACAAATTGGTCGCAATGAAATTCATCTTGAAGTGACACAGACTGTTAAGGAAAAATTAGTTGACCTCGGATATGACCCAGCGATGGGTGCGCGCCCACTTCGTAGAACGATTCAAGATCATATAGAAGATGCGATTGCTGATTTTTACATCGAACATCCAGAATATAAAAACTTGGTTGCTGATTTGATTGATGATGAGATTGTAATTTCAAATCAAGCACAGGAACCTGCTGAAACGGCGGATGAAGAAATTTCAGCAGAGTAG
- the recU gene encoding Holliday junction resolvase RecU → MFNYPRGLSRIPTEKSTSSLLTKAPKRAVSTDRNKKSVAFGKRGMNFEAEINATNEYYLSHGLAVIHKKPTPIQIVKVDYPQRSRAKITEAYFRQASTTDYSGVYKGHYIDFEAKETQQKTVFPLKNFHEHQIVHMSNVLAQDGIAFVLLHFATINETYLLPSSHLITFYREKQGLKSIPIHYIRDKGYKIETNQIPRVPYLEIVNKLCEVH, encoded by the coding sequence ATGTTTAATTACCCTAGAGGTTTATCACGAATTCCCACGGAAAAATCAACTTCGTCGCTACTTACAAAAGCTCCCAAAAGAGCTGTCAGCACTGACAGAAATAAAAAATCAGTAGCTTTTGGCAAACGCGGTATGAATTTTGAAGCCGAAATTAATGCAACAAATGAATATTACCTTTCACATGGTTTAGCAGTGATTCATAAAAAACCAACACCTATTCAAATTGTGAAAGTTGATTATCCACAGAGAAGTCGTGCAAAAATTACTGAAGCCTACTTTAGACAAGCTTCGACAACGGACTACTCTGGCGTTTACAAAGGGCATTACATTGATTTTGAAGCTAAGGAAACACAACAAAAAACAGTGTTTCCCTTAAAAAATTTCCATGAACATCAAATTGTTCACATGAGTAATGTCCTTGCTCAAGATGGCATCGCATTTGTTCTTTTACATTTTGCAACAATCAACGAAACTTATCTCCTTCCTTCCTCGCATCTCATTACATTTTATCGCGAGAAGCAAGGCTTGAAGTCCATACCCATTCACTATATTCGTGATAAAGGTTATAAAATTGAAACCAATCAAATTCCTAGAGTTCCATATCTAGAGATTGTGAATAAACTCTGTGAGGTACACTAA
- the rpoD gene encoding RNA polymerase sigma factor RpoD translates to MAGNKKRISQISKETGVQNRVLVEKAQEIGLLVKSHSSSIGPGEERRLLEALDVKPVVVEKMAVSDALAKVEVKENGEVFDMKAYEKAVKDYIAKRKPLGEALDIEIMDELSVKFGILDDALEDLFKQIQDAGISIVDKEGNPSPLALVTEEAEQEDLSDNAMDEIVTNVRIDDPVRMYLKEIGRYPLISLEEETKLAEAIIAGGEEAEFAKQMLAEANLRLVVSIAKRYSGRGMQFLDLIQEGNMGLMKAVDKFDHTKGFKFSTYATWWIRQAITRAIADQARTIRIPVHMVETINKLIRVQRNLLQDLGRDPSPEEIGKELHMAPDKVREVLKIAQEPVSLETPIGEEDDSHLGDFIEDDVIESPVDYTNRVLLREQLDEVMDTLTDREENVLRMRFGLDDGRMHTLEDVGKQFKVTRERIRQIEAKAIKKLRHPRRSKPLRDFM, encoded by the coding sequence TTGGCAGGAAATAAGAAAAGAATTAGTCAAATTTCAAAAGAAACTGGTGTTCAAAACCGTGTGCTAGTAGAAAAAGCACAAGAAATTGGCTTACTTGTAAAATCACACTCAAGCTCTATTGGTCCTGGTGAAGAACGCCGACTTCTTGAAGCTTTGGATGTTAAGCCAGTGGTTGTCGAAAAAATGGCGGTTTCAGATGCTTTGGCAAAAGTTGAAGTCAAAGAAAATGGCGAAGTTTTTGATATGAAGGCTTATGAAAAGGCCGTGAAAGATTATATCGCGAAGCGTAAACCGCTTGGTGAAGCATTAGATATTGAAATCATGGATGAATTGTCCGTGAAATTTGGTATCTTGGATGATGCACTTGAAGATTTGTTTAAACAAATTCAAGATGCAGGAATTTCTATCGTTGATAAGGAAGGAAATCCAAGTCCATTGGCACTTGTTACGGAGGAAGCGGAGCAAGAAGATTTATCTGATAATGCGATGGATGAGATTGTCACAAATGTCCGTATTGATGACCCAGTCCGTATGTATTTGAAGGAAATAGGTCGTTATCCATTGATTTCTCTTGAGGAAGAAACGAAGTTGGCCGAGGCAATCATTGCAGGTGGTGAAGAAGCTGAATTTGCTAAACAAATGTTGGCTGAAGCAAATTTACGTTTGGTTGTTTCAATCGCGAAGCGTTATTCTGGACGCGGGATGCAATTTTTGGATCTCATCCAAGAGGGAAACATGGGCTTGATGAAGGCTGTTGATAAGTTTGACCACACAAAAGGTTTCAAGTTCTCAACTTATGCAACATGGTGGATTCGCCAAGCGATTACGCGTGCGATTGCAGACCAAGCGCGTACAATTCGTATTCCAGTGCATATGGTTGAAACAATCAATAAATTAATTCGTGTGCAACGTAATCTTTTGCAAGACCTTGGACGTGATCCGTCACCTGAGGAAATTGGGAAAGAGTTGCATATGGCACCAGATAAAGTGCGTGAAGTTTTAAAAATTGCACAAGAACCTGTATCGCTTGAAACACCTATTGGTGAAGAAGATGATTCTCATCTTGGCGATTTCATCGAAGATGATGTGATTGAATCTCCAGTAGATTATACGAATCGCGTTTTGTTGCGTGAGCAACTTGATGAGGTCATGGACACATTGACTGACCGTGAGGAAAACGTTCTGCGAATGCGTTTTGGGCTCGATGATGGTCGTATGCATACGTTAGAAGATGTTGGTAAGCAATTTAAAGTAACACGGGAACGTATTCGTCAGATTGAAGCAAAAGCAATCAAAAAATTGCGTCATCCTCGTCGTTCTAAACCACTACGTGATTTTATGTAA
- a CDS encoding DNA-directed RNA polymerase subunit beta, which yields MFKRTVKFLGVRLSFVILIAILLVVSAVLGLMLGYGVLGGGNPSHVFNHNLWTEVLDKLNPTK from the coding sequence ATGTTTAAGCGAACCGTAAAATTTCTAGGGGTTAGATTATCATTTGTAATTCTTATTGCGATATTATTGGTTGTATCGGCGGTTCTAGGACTTATGTTAGGTTATGGTGTGCTTGGAGGAGGTAACCCTTCCCATGTTTTTAATCACAATTTATGGACAGAAGTTCTAGACAAACTTAATCCAACAAAGTAA
- a CDS encoding Rrf2 family transcriptional regulator, with protein sequence MKLSSGWEQSIYVLLILARLPENRTMSSLSLANRLKVSPSYLKKIIKSLVDEGLLRSTPGKNGGFSLNKPLNDISFYDVFLAIEGRGKIFQSQGLLQNFIGAESGKAQRCAITTALDEIENTLVSTLSNVSLAQVAEETQYNYNLGYLDEWIDEIN encoded by the coding sequence ATGAAATTATCATCTGGTTGGGAACAATCTATTTATGTTCTGCTCATTTTAGCACGACTTCCTGAAAATCGTACAATGAGTTCTCTCTCTCTTGCCAATCGTTTAAAAGTTTCTCCCTCTTATCTAAAAAAGATTATCAAGTCACTTGTTGATGAAGGACTTTTGCGCTCAACGCCAGGTAAAAATGGTGGTTTTTCACTAAATAAACCATTGAACGACATTAGTTTCTATGATGTTTTTCTTGCAATTGAAGGGCGAGGAAAAATTTTTCAAAGTCAAGGTTTACTACAAAATTTCATTGGTGCTGAGTCTGGAAAAGCCCAACGTTGTGCTATCACAACTGCATTAGACGAAATCGAAAATACTCTTGTTTCAACTTTATCAAATGTTTCTCTCGCTCAAGTCGCAGAAGAAACACAATACAACTACAATCTTGGATATCTGGATGAGTGGATTGATGAAATAAATTAA
- a CDS encoding UPF0223 family protein, with translation MKENYNYPLDFSWSTAEMTEVLSFFNQVEKFYESKVEKEEFLNAYSAFKKVVPSKMQEKQLGHEFEENSGYSLYRAVKEVQASGKRFVSAN, from the coding sequence ATGAAAGAAAACTATAACTATCCTCTTGATTTTAGTTGGAGTACCGCTGAAATGACAGAGGTGCTCTCTTTTTTCAATCAAGTTGAAAAATTTTACGAAAGTAAGGTTGAAAAAGAAGAATTTTTGAACGCCTATTCTGCCTTTAAAAAAGTGGTTCCGTCAAAAATGCAAGAAAAACAATTGGGCCACGAATTTGAGGAAAATAGTGGTTACTCACTTTATAGAGCCGTCAAGGAGGTACAGGCAAGTGGAAAACGATTTGTCAGTGCCAACTAA